The following proteins are co-located in the Romeriopsis navalis LEGE 11480 genome:
- a CDS encoding glycosyltransferase, producing the protein MSEKSWPDDDSFSALNPSGTLAASPAEDDFQFEIDPAFLTGLEGRRLKSALMLGMVWGGTIALHQFTWGYWLTTALAALMGGHCLRAYATRPRAVVVPMDPKAVRPQVTLMVAAKNEEAVVDRLVDQLCNLDYPRDRYEVWFIDDASTDQTPAILDRLALQHQNLRVVHRPAGSPGGKSGALNQVFPRTVGEFIVVFDADAQIAPDFLDRSLPAFDHPSVGAVQLRKAIIQAETPNHPQGKNFWIQGQQAEMALDAFMRQQQIAVGGIGELRGNGQLVRRQAIEDCGGWNEGTITDDLDLSLRLHLNNWDIECLTAPAVYEEGVTQAIALWHQRSRWAEGGYQRYLDYWRMLVQNRLGLTKSFDLVVFVVMQYIMPMVAVPDLLMAVMKHQAPVFTPITIITFGLFFLSAVRGLRRSFVLMPLKEQRDVSWFWLVKQSVLGAVYMAHWLPVIAFTTARMAVRKKRLKWVKTAHSGQHA; encoded by the coding sequence ATGTCCGAAAAATCCTGGCCAGACGACGATTCTTTCAGCGCCTTGAACCCGAGCGGCACCTTGGCAGCGTCGCCCGCTGAAGATGATTTTCAGTTTGAGATTGATCCAGCCTTCTTAACCGGGTTGGAGGGGCGGCGGCTGAAGTCGGCGCTGATGTTAGGTATGGTCTGGGGCGGCACCATTGCGCTGCATCAGTTTACCTGGGGATATTGGTTGACGACGGCGTTGGCGGCATTGATGGGTGGACATTGTTTGCGCGCCTACGCCACGCGACCGCGGGCTGTGGTTGTACCCATGGACCCGAAGGCGGTGCGACCACAGGTGACGTTGATGGTGGCGGCCAAAAATGAAGAGGCGGTGGTTGATCGCCTAGTTGATCAGCTCTGTAATCTTGATTATCCGCGCGATCGCTATGAAGTTTGGTTTATTGATGATGCAAGTACGGACCAGACACCGGCCATTCTTGATCGCCTCGCGCTGCAGCATCAGAATTTACGCGTGGTGCACCGGCCAGCGGGCTCTCCCGGTGGTAAATCAGGTGCACTTAATCAGGTGTTTCCGCGAACCGTTGGCGAATTTATTGTGGTGTTTGATGCGGATGCCCAGATTGCGCCGGACTTTTTAGATCGATCACTGCCAGCCTTCGATCACCCCTCGGTTGGGGCGGTGCAGTTACGGAAAGCGATTATTCAGGCCGAGACGCCGAATCATCCTCAAGGTAAGAACTTTTGGATTCAAGGTCAGCAGGCAGAAATGGCGTTGGATGCCTTTATGCGCCAGCAACAAATCGCCGTCGGTGGAATCGGTGAGCTGCGGGGGAATGGGCAACTTGTCCGGCGTCAGGCGATCGAAGATTGTGGTGGTTGGAATGAAGGCACGATTACCGATGATCTGGATTTGAGTCTGCGACTACATTTGAATAATTGGGATATTGAATGTCTGACCGCACCTGCCGTCTATGAAGAAGGTGTAACCCAAGCGATCGCCTTGTGGCATCAGCGCAGTCGATGGGCTGAAGGTGGGTATCAACGTTACCTCGATTACTGGCGGATGCTGGTACAGAATCGTTTGGGTCTGACTAAGTCGTTTGACCTGGTGGTGTTTGTGGTGATGCAGTACATCATGCCGATGGTGGCAGTGCCAGATTTATTGATGGCCGTGATGAAGCATCAGGCGCCGGTGTTTACGCCAATTACGATCATCACCTTTGGCTTGTTTTTTCTTAGTGCAGTGCGGGGCCTGCGGCGATCGTTTGTGTTGATGCCGTTGAAGGAACAACGGGATGTGAGTTGGTTCTGGCTCGTGAAGCAGTCGGTACTGGGGGCGGTTTATATGGCTCATTGGTTGCCGGTGATTGCCTTTACCACGGCTCGCATGGCGGTGCGTAAAAAGCGGCTGAAGTGGGTCAAAACGGCGCATAGCGGTCAGCATGCGTAG
- the xseA gene encoding exodeoxyribonuclease VII large subunit, translating into MLDQAISVAGLTEYIQTLLEDDHHLRQIWVVGEVSSANPHRSGMFFALQDPDSQAMINCVAWKSQLAKFATLPEKGEQVILLGSVKLYPGQGRYQLTAWQCFPAGEGLQALRYRQLKQRLETEGLFDPEVKQALPVHPQTIAVVTSTNAAAWGDIQRTLLSRYPGLDVLLSPAVVQGLQAPKSIVTAIARVVRDQRAEVLLLARGGGAAEDLACFNDETVVRAIATCPIPVITGIGHERDESLCDLVADYAAHTPTAAAAKVVPDLDELYDDHRDRVLWLQTTVRQRLRQEAEVIEELQARLSRVKPDRLLVQERQRLGWLRQSLIQQMRSRLSQAQQRQQLLQEKASSLDPAAVLQRGYAVMRAEGEIVRQAVDLPVGQEVEVQLGQGKIRAVVSEVLPE; encoded by the coding sequence ATGCTAGATCAAGCCATCTCGGTTGCGGGATTAACCGAATATATCCAGACGTTGCTCGAAGACGACCATCACCTCCGCCAAATTTGGGTTGTGGGGGAGGTCTCGAGTGCTAATCCGCATCGCAGTGGGATGTTTTTTGCGCTGCAAGACCCAGATAGTCAGGCGATGATTAATTGCGTTGCCTGGAAGAGTCAACTGGCAAAATTTGCGACTTTGCCAGAGAAGGGCGAGCAAGTGATTTTGCTCGGTTCGGTCAAGCTATATCCGGGGCAGGGGCGTTATCAGTTAACGGCTTGGCAATGTTTTCCGGCGGGCGAGGGGTTGCAGGCACTGCGCTACCGCCAACTCAAACAGCGTTTAGAAACTGAGGGCCTATTTGACCCAGAGGTGAAGCAGGCGTTACCGGTGCACCCGCAGACGATTGCGGTGGTCACTTCCACTAATGCGGCGGCCTGGGGGGATATTCAGCGGACTTTGCTCAGTCGTTATCCCGGCTTAGATGTTTTACTTTCGCCAGCTGTGGTGCAGGGGTTGCAGGCTCCGAAGTCGATTGTCACAGCGATTGCCCGTGTAGTGCGGGATCAGCGGGCCGAAGTGTTGCTCCTGGCGCGCGGTGGTGGTGCGGCCGAGGACTTGGCTTGTTTTAACGATGAAACCGTGGTGCGGGCGATTGCGACTTGTCCGATTCCCGTCATTACTGGAATTGGCCATGAGCGGGATGAGTCGCTCTGCGATTTGGTGGCGGATTATGCGGCCCATACGCCAACGGCAGCGGCGGCGAAGGTGGTGCCGGATTTGGATGAATTGTATGATGACCACCGCGATCGTGTCCTGTGGCTCCAGACGACTGTGCGACAGCGGTTGCGCCAGGAAGCGGAGGTGATTGAGGAACTCCAAGCCCGATTGTCGCGGGTGAAGCCCGATCGGTTGTTGGTACAAGAACGGCAACGACTGGGTTGGTTGAGGCAATCGTTGATCCAGCAGATGCGATCACGCCTTAGCCAAGCGCAGCAACGGCAACAACTGTTGCAGGAGAAAGCCTCATCGCTCGATCCTGCGGCGGTATTGCAGCGTGGCTATGCGGTGATGCGGGCTGAGGGGGAAATTGTGCGTCAGGCGGTCGATCTGCCAGTTGGTCAGGAAGTTGAAGTGCAGCTGGGTCAAGGCAAGATTCGAGCTGTGGTGAGCGAAGTTCTACCGGAATAA
- the ggt gene encoding gamma-glutamyltransferase has protein sequence MKRFRCLGFNQNFRLLLKSSLLLIGGLTGPAEALTAHPTMPLDRAQQGMVTSAHPLATQVGLKILQQGGNAVDAAVATTLAISVVEPFSAGIGGGGFLLFHHAETGTMRSLDFRERAPLRATRDMYLDATGKVMPRASVDGYQAVGVPGTVAGLAAIHQRYGKLAWARLVAPSVQLAQQGFPVSARYQQALQWRSKGIKPGSEAAKIFLPRGHTPRIGDRIIQLDLAKTLAAVGQDPQNFYQGAIAQAIVRDMVANQGLISLADLRQYQPIWREPVCGEFHQHRVCSMPPPSSGGVHLLQMLHLIQAKDLKRWGWNHPNTLHRMIESMRIAYADRATHLGDPDFVKVPVTSLISPKYGDQRRSEIHPRRAKLSTQVKAATPAVLKQIQSESPETSHLTVVDQARNAVSLTFTVNLSFGAGVVAKGTGIVLNNEMDDFAVAPNTPNYFGLTGSQANAIAPRKTPLSSMTPTIITQDGQVRLAVGAPGGSTIITTVLQVILNTLVHDMDIKRAVAAPRLHHQWLPDQTRFDRWGFDPMTLAALERRGHQIKVRGPWGNANGIQLLPDGTLLGAADPRGEGIAAGY, from the coding sequence ATGAAACGTTTTCGCTGCTTGGGTTTCAACCAAAATTTTCGGCTACTGCTGAAGTCTTCACTATTGTTGATTGGGGGATTAACTGGGCCTGCGGAGGCGCTAACGGCCCACCCCACGATGCCCCTCGATCGTGCCCAGCAGGGCATGGTGACATCGGCCCATCCTTTAGCCACGCAAGTCGGTCTAAAAATCTTGCAGCAGGGGGGCAATGCGGTCGATGCGGCAGTCGCAACGACCTTGGCAATTTCTGTGGTCGAACCGTTTTCGGCGGGGATTGGGGGCGGTGGGTTTCTCCTATTTCATCACGCGGAAACGGGGACGATGCGATCACTCGATTTCCGTGAACGGGCACCGCTGCGGGCGACAAGGGACATGTATTTAGATGCCACGGGCAAAGTGATGCCCCGTGCCAGTGTTGATGGGTATCAAGCCGTGGGCGTGCCGGGGACAGTTGCTGGTCTGGCGGCAATACATCAGCGTTATGGCAAGTTGGCATGGGCCCGGTTGGTGGCCCCATCGGTGCAACTCGCCCAGCAGGGGTTCCCGGTCAGTGCGCGGTATCAACAGGCCTTGCAATGGCGTTCTAAGGGGATTAAGCCGGGGTCGGAGGCCGCGAAAATTTTTCTGCCCCGTGGTCATACGCCCCGAATTGGCGATCGCATTATTCAGCTGGATCTAGCCAAAACCCTGGCGGCGGTCGGGCAAGATCCTCAGAACTTTTACCAAGGCGCGATCGCCCAGGCGATTGTGCGCGATATGGTGGCCAATCAGGGGTTGATTTCCCTGGCCGATTTGCGCCAGTACCAACCCATCTGGCGTGAGCCCGTCTGTGGTGAATTTCATCAACATCGAGTTTGTTCGATGCCCCCACCGTCATCCGGAGGCGTGCATCTATTGCAAATGCTGCATCTGATCCAGGCCAAAGACCTCAAACGTTGGGGCTGGAATCATCCCAATACCTTGCATCGGATGATTGAGTCCATGCGGATTGCCTATGCCGATCGTGCGACACATCTGGGCGATCCAGATTTTGTCAAAGTACCAGTAACGTCGTTAATTAGCCCCAAGTACGGGGACCAGCGCCGCTCAGAAATTCATCCCCGCCGTGCCAAATTGTCGACGCAAGTTAAAGCGGCCACGCCCGCCGTGTTAAAGCAAATTCAATCTGAGTCGCCGGAAACCAGTCATTTGACCGTCGTCGATCAAGCGCGCAATGCCGTCAGTCTGACGTTTACGGTCAATCTCAGCTTTGGGGCGGGCGTCGTGGCCAAGGGCACGGGGATTGTGCTGAATAACGAAATGGACGACTTTGCCGTGGCCCCAAATACACCGAATTACTTTGGGCTGACGGGCAGTCAAGCGAATGCGATCGCCCCGCGTAAAACGCCCCTTTCCAGCATGACGCCGACGATCATTACCCAAGATGGGCAAGTTCGCTTAGCGGTCGGCGCACCGGGCGGCAGCACAATTATTACAACGGTGTTGCAAGTGATTCTAAATACGTTAGTGCATGACATGGATATTAAACGGGCTGTGGCCGCCCCGCGGTTGCATCATCAATGGTTGCCGGATCAGACCCGCTTTGATCGTTGGGGCTTTGATCCAATGACGTTAGCGGCGTTGGAACGTCGGGGACATCAGATCAAGGTGCGTGGGCCTTGGGGGAATGCTAATGGGATTCAGCTGTTGCCGGATGGCACGTTACTTGGGGCAGCGGACCCACGGGGTGAGGGCATTGCTGCTGGATACTGA
- a CDS encoding ABC transporter ATP-binding protein, giving the protein MTANRLLLKFARRSPRLVILTTVLGFSGALFNGISTALVVPVILGYLGQSAGTQSLPGPLKKILDLTGAQGDQQFLVLMGFVLLAIILKNAATYAGELTSARLTQTLTTGIRNDGLKMLLDVDLEYYSANKIGDIVNQMGGEIARTANSIKCATQIATTAITILVFLGILLTISWQLTLVSTSLLAMVSVANQFFIRKAKRMGQKLSSSSANYSIALLETLSGMRLVKSTGQEAAQYRQLSHYVNERELAERQSQTNYAIVNPINEVSGILVVLTIVITGKVLFASQMAAPTLLLMYLLTLFRMLPSIGRINGLRSQFANTAPSVQVVNAFLRYDDKPIMAQGKTPYQPITQGIQFQNIWFKYPTSQDWILRDVSLNLPKGTTLALVGSSGAGKSTLADLLPRFYDCQEGGISLDGQDIRSFDLPSFRKSMGIVSQETFLFNASVFDNIAYGCENVSFDAVVSAAQRANAYEFIEKLPEGLDTQIGDRGVMLSGGQRQRLAIARALLRDPDILILDEATSALDTVSERLVQKALDELSRDRTVLVIAHRLSTIQNADQIAVFDRGEVVEVGVHDELLARKGLYAKLYNMQFGETVAPAGADMTVEPPAVEPPAVEPCC; this is encoded by the coding sequence ATGACTGCTAATCGTCTCCTCCTTAAATTTGCTCGCCGATCGCCGCGTCTCGTGATTTTGACCACGGTGTTGGGATTCTCGGGGGCGTTATTTAATGGCATCAGTACCGCGCTAGTGGTGCCAGTAATCCTTGGCTATCTCGGACAGTCGGCTGGTACGCAGTCGCTGCCAGGGCCACTGAAAAAAATATTAGATTTGACGGGCGCGCAAGGTGACCAGCAGTTTTTGGTCCTGATGGGCTTTGTTCTGCTCGCCATTATCCTCAAAAATGCGGCAACTTATGCGGGTGAACTGACCAGTGCCCGCCTGACCCAGACGTTAACGACTGGGATTCGCAACGATGGTTTGAAAATGCTTCTGGATGTTGATCTGGAGTATTACAGTGCGAATAAGATTGGCGATATTGTGAATCAGATGGGCGGCGAAATTGCCCGGACGGCGAACAGTATCAAATGTGCCACGCAGATTGCCACCACCGCGATCACGATTTTGGTATTTCTGGGGATCTTGCTGACGATTTCTTGGCAGTTGACCTTAGTTTCCACCAGTCTGTTGGCGATGGTTTCAGTGGCGAACCAATTCTTTATTCGCAAAGCGAAGCGCATGGGGCAGAAGTTATCGAGCTCCTCGGCCAATTATTCGATCGCTTTGCTGGAAACACTGTCGGGAATGCGGTTGGTTAAATCCACGGGCCAAGAAGCCGCGCAATATCGCCAGCTTTCACACTATGTCAATGAACGGGAGTTAGCGGAACGCCAGTCCCAAACGAACTATGCGATCGTTAATCCGATTAACGAAGTCTCAGGCATTCTCGTCGTGTTGACGATTGTGATCACCGGTAAAGTCCTATTTGCCAGTCAGATGGCTGCCCCGACGCTGTTGCTGATGTACTTGCTGACGCTATTCCGGATGCTTCCGTCGATCGGTCGGATCAACGGACTGCGGAGTCAATTTGCGAATACGGCTCCGAGTGTCCAAGTTGTGAATGCCTTTCTGCGCTATGACGATAAGCCGATCATGGCTCAGGGTAAGACCCCGTATCAGCCGATTACCCAAGGTATTCAGTTTCAGAATATTTGGTTCAAATATCCCACGAGCCAAGATTGGATTTTACGGGATGTGAGTTTGAATTTGCCGAAAGGGACAACCCTAGCTTTGGTTGGTTCGTCGGGCGCCGGTAAGTCAACCTTGGCGGATTTATTACCCCGATTTTACGATTGCCAAGAAGGTGGCATTAGTCTGGATGGTCAAGATATTCGATCGTTCGACTTGCCGTCATTTCGCAAATCGATGGGCATCGTCAGTCAGGAAACCTTCCTGTTCAATGCCAGCGTTTTCGACAATATTGCCTATGGCTGTGAAAACGTCAGCTTTGACGCTGTGGTGTCAGCGGCACAACGGGCGAATGCCTATGAGTTTATTGAAAAACTCCCCGAGGGTTTAGATACCCAAATTGGTGATCGGGGGGTGATGCTATCCGGTGGACAGCGCCAGCGCTTGGCGATTGCCCGGGCGTTGCTCCGTGACCCGGATATTTTGATTTTGGATGAGGCTACCAGTGCCCTCGATACCGTGTCCGAGCGGTTGGTGCAGAAAGCCTTGGATGAACTGAGCCGCGATCGCACGGTACTGGTGATTGCCCACCGTTTATCAACGATCCAAAATGCCGATCAAATTGCGGTATTCGATCGCGGTGAAGTGGTCGAAGTGGGGGTGCATGACGAACTGCTAGCCCGGAAAGGCTTGTATGCCAAGTTGTATAACATGCAATTTGGTGAAACTGTCGCTCCAGCCGGTGCGGATATGACGGTTGAGCCTCCCGCCGTTGAGCCGCCTGCGGTTGAGCCTTGCTGCTAG
- a CDS encoding glycosyltransferase family 10 domain-containing protein, with product MSLTSIGMISSYTGLQPYPVDWLWQQSPKPFGQWGNIQIAAADPTPDYLLLYQFDFPHPPKPLSWKDRLRGRKPQPVQAIDDALFRGVPKSRRMALLREPPLDEVVKFNVWNYDQGRQHCDYVSGPDDAAPMPDYMPAIWYVDVSFRELETMQPPVKTRTCSWITSGINRTANHRKRLAFLQQLSHSQLDCDYYGRDLPDYIQASGRLNNKWHAMSPYFYNLAIENYADNPWYVSEKLWDSLLSWCLPIYYGGSAADKLLPPGSFLRLPSMDEKGLAYIQEMTATPDAWYAAQDAIAEARQIILHKLNLLNWLSEYVEKQR from the coding sequence ATGTCCTTAACCTCGATCGGTATGATCAGCAGCTATACCGGATTACAACCCTATCCGGTCGATTGGCTGTGGCAGCAGTCGCCGAAGCCCTTTGGTCAGTGGGGAAATATCCAAATCGCCGCTGCCGATCCAACACCGGATTACCTATTGCTGTATCAATTTGATTTTCCCCATCCCCCTAAGCCCTTGTCTTGGAAGGATCGATTGCGTGGCCGTAAACCCCAGCCCGTGCAAGCGATTGACGATGCGTTATTTCGGGGGGTACCCAAGTCGCGCCGGATGGCTTTACTGCGGGAACCACCGTTGGATGAGGTGGTGAAATTTAATGTCTGGAACTATGACCAGGGGCGTCAGCATTGTGACTATGTTTCGGGGCCGGATGATGCAGCACCGATGCCAGACTATATGCCGGCGATTTGGTACGTTGATGTCTCGTTTCGAGAATTGGAAACGATGCAGCCACCGGTGAAAACCCGCACCTGTAGCTGGATTACTTCCGGGATTAATCGCACCGCTAACCATCGTAAACGGCTGGCCTTCCTGCAACAACTGAGTCATAGTCAATTGGACTGTGATTACTATGGCCGCGATTTACCGGATTACATTCAGGCGAGTGGTCGGTTAAATAATAAATGGCATGCGATGTCGCCATACTTTTATAACTTGGCGATCGAGAACTACGCTGATAATCCTTGGTATGTCAGTGAGAAACTGTGGGATTCTCTGTTGTCTTGGTGCTTGCCGATTTACTACGGTGGATCTGCTGCCGACAAACTATTGCCGCCGGGGAGTTTTTTGCGTCTACCTAGTATGGATGAAAAGGGGCTGGCTTATATTCAAGAAATGACGGCCACACCCGATGCTTGGTACGCCGCTCAGGACGCGATTGCCGAAGCTCGACAAATCATCTTGCACAAGCTCAACCTGCTGAATTGGTTATCTGAGTACGTTGAAAAACAGCGTTAA
- a CDS encoding Npun_R2821/Npun_R2822 family protein: MENSPIPYGICTLGNDHVYDQIIALLNSIEAMMGPDFPVCIYPYDDRTERLAAAIVDRPNVQIYADTASMDYWDKQAQRIWDVHPTAALSWQKLTTAKYHRMGTHRRFCAFDGPFERFIYMDADTLLLNDVQPIFDLLDEYDWYVYDFQHHDITHIYDHNQPQLQQVFTWEQLSQDIFCSGFYGAKRDTFSPEKLDELWQLLKDGEAAILYAMAPDQTILNYWVMRSGLKIYNPAIQLPADQTTGCCVTSNHFEVRDHVAFDRGNQLTYLHYIGLPSSLFKEICAGENWICAYRELFLHYRFLHAPEERPQLIGPPQMPPSKYTLKERVLDRLQRYKVAFSPANI, encoded by the coding sequence ATGGAAAATTCTCCTATTCCCTACGGCATTTGTACGCTGGGTAACGATCACGTCTACGACCAAATCATTGCGTTGTTAAATAGTATCGAAGCGATGATGGGGCCAGATTTCCCCGTTTGTATTTATCCCTATGACGATCGTACCGAACGATTGGCCGCCGCCATTGTCGATCGACCCAATGTGCAAATCTACGCTGATACTGCATCCATGGACTACTGGGATAAGCAAGCCCAGCGGATTTGGGATGTACATCCGACGGCGGCGCTGAGTTGGCAAAAGTTGACGACGGCCAAGTACCATCGCATGGGGACGCACCGCCGGTTTTGTGCGTTTGACGGACCGTTTGAACGCTTCATTTATATGGATGCCGATACGTTGTTATTGAACGACGTGCAGCCGATTTTTGACTTGCTTGATGAATACGACTGGTATGTCTATGACTTCCAGCATCACGACATTACCCACATTTATGACCATAACCAGCCGCAGCTGCAGCAGGTCTTTACTTGGGAACAACTATCGCAGGATATTTTCTGTTCGGGCTTCTATGGTGCAAAACGCGATACCTTCAGCCCCGAAAAGTTAGATGAATTATGGCAATTGCTCAAGGATGGCGAAGCGGCGATTCTCTATGCCATGGCTCCGGATCAAACAATCTTGAACTATTGGGTGATGCGATCGGGCCTCAAAATCTATAATCCAGCAATTCAATTACCGGCGGACCAAACCACGGGCTGTTGTGTCACCTCTAATCACTTTGAAGTGCGCGATCATGTCGCCTTTGATCGCGGCAACCAACTGACTTACCTGCATTACATTGGACTGCCGTCGAGTTTGTTCAAGGAAATTTGTGCTGGGGAAAACTGGATTTGTGCCTACCGCGAATTATTTTTGCACTACCGGTTTCTCCATGCGCCAGAGGAGCGGCCCCAGTTAATTGGCCCCCCCCAAATGCCACCGTCAAAATACACGCTGAAAGAACGGGTGCTCGATCGTTTGCAGCGCTATAAAGTCGCCTTTAGTCCGGCGAACATCTAA
- a CDS encoding alpha-1,3-mannosyltransferase family protein, with protein sequence MQRGYYITANDKVTEHAIALIKSIRRYDAETPICLIPYDDNYHEIAALLGDRFGVTVFEDLELVDRLSNRLHQTFGTDFFARPNVFRKWACWFGPFEEFIYIDTDIVVFERLIDYLDEYAEYDFLCCDYQHQGGIENVFTPAVLTDQVFSEAEVQEVFNSGFWASKKKVFTEAAMYEVFEECAQHPEYFDFSQKTSDQPIMNYLILSRVAARFNIVRRPGGAPGNWGGSSHFVAQDGALFDPTCEQRLQYIHWAGIRIQPGCPYWETWAENRYWGEAMPAFELPVAPAATASTTVKQGVKQLLTNLRSR encoded by the coding sequence ATGCAACGCGGCTATTACATCACAGCCAACGATAAAGTGACAGAGCATGCGATCGCGTTAATCAAGAGCATTCGACGTTACGACGCTGAGACGCCGATTTGTTTGATTCCCTACGATGACAACTACCATGAGATTGCCGCTTTGCTGGGCGATCGATTTGGGGTCACGGTATTTGAGGATTTAGAGTTAGTCGATCGACTCTCCAATCGCTTGCACCAGACCTTTGGCACAGATTTTTTCGCCCGGCCAAATGTGTTTCGCAAATGGGCTTGTTGGTTTGGCCCGTTTGAAGAATTTATCTACATCGATACCGATATTGTGGTGTTTGAACGGCTCATTGATTATCTCGATGAATATGCTGAATATGACTTCCTTTGTTGCGACTATCAGCATCAAGGCGGCATTGAAAATGTCTTCACTCCAGCGGTGTTAACGGATCAAGTGTTTAGCGAGGCTGAAGTTCAAGAAGTATTTAATAGTGGGTTCTGGGCTTCTAAGAAGAAAGTTTTCACGGAAGCGGCGATGTATGAAGTGTTTGAAGAATGTGCCCAGCATCCCGAGTATTTTGACTTTTCCCAGAAGACCTCAGATCAGCCCATTATGAATTATCTGATTCTGTCGCGTGTGGCTGCCCGTTTTAATATTGTGCGACGACCCGGTGGTGCGCCCGGTAACTGGGGGGGGTCCAGCCATTTTGTGGCCCAGGATGGTGCCTTATTTGATCCGACCTGTGAACAGCGCTTGCAATATATCCATTGGGCAGGGATTCGGATTCAGCCCGGTTGTCCCTACTGGGAAACCTGGGCGGAGAATCGCTATTGGGGTGAAGCGATGCCCGCGTTTGAGCTGCCGGTGGCGCCAGCGGCGACGGCGTCAACGACAGTTAAGCAAGGTGTGAAGCAGCTGTTGACGAATCTGCGGAGTCGTTAG